The Pseudarthrobacter sulfonivorans genome includes a window with the following:
- a CDS encoding GntP family permease: MVIEGWTQTLGAGPLLLIAAASIVVLLFLIIKLRMHALVALIVISLATAFATGIPANQVVPVLINGFGTTLGTVALLVGLGAMLGRIVETSGGAKVLADYLIGVFGEKRAPFALGLASLIFGFPIFFDAGLVVMLPVVFAVAHRLGGGVLRYGLPAAGAFSVMHIFLPPHPGPVSAAAFFDANIGLVLIAGLITAIPTWYVTAYLFGLWTGKKLVLPVPEILGHASAEAESHPPRFRTIIGLLLLPLVLIFINTGLNTLASSGVLSEEVKSEQWFQVLRTIGETPVALLIAVLVAVFVLGARRGKDAGAIEKLLESSLGPVCSVILITGAGGMFGGVLRASGIGDALADVLGNLGIPLILAGFLIAAILRIAQGSATVALTTTAGLIAPAVATAGLTGMQIAALVIAVAAGSVVVSHVNDSGFWLVGRFFGMDVKTTLRTWTVMETLIGVMGFAIAAVLFLLAGVAG; this comes from the coding sequence ATGGTCATCGAAGGATGGACCCAAACGCTGGGCGCAGGCCCCCTGCTGCTCATCGCCGCGGCATCGATCGTCGTGCTGCTGTTCCTGATCATCAAGCTGCGGATGCACGCACTCGTCGCCCTGATCGTGATCAGCCTCGCCACGGCATTCGCCACAGGAATCCCCGCCAACCAGGTGGTTCCTGTGCTGATCAACGGGTTCGGCACCACCCTGGGCACCGTGGCGCTCCTCGTGGGACTGGGCGCCATGCTCGGCCGCATTGTTGAGACCAGCGGTGGCGCCAAGGTGCTGGCCGACTACCTGATCGGTGTGTTCGGCGAAAAGCGTGCACCGTTCGCGCTGGGCCTGGCCTCGCTGATCTTCGGCTTCCCCATCTTCTTCGACGCCGGCCTCGTGGTTATGCTGCCCGTGGTCTTCGCGGTGGCCCACCGCCTGGGCGGGGGAGTGCTGCGCTACGGCCTGCCCGCCGCCGGCGCGTTCTCCGTGATGCACATCTTCCTGCCGCCGCACCCGGGTCCGGTCTCCGCCGCTGCCTTCTTTGATGCCAACATCGGGCTGGTCCTGATCGCCGGCCTCATCACCGCCATCCCCACCTGGTATGTCACCGCCTACCTCTTCGGACTGTGGACCGGCAAGAAGCTGGTCCTCCCGGTGCCGGAAATCCTGGGCCACGCCAGCGCCGAAGCCGAATCCCACCCGCCGCGCTTCCGCACCATCATCGGCCTGCTGCTCCTGCCGCTCGTCCTGATCTTCATCAACACCGGCCTGAACACCCTTGCGTCCTCCGGCGTGCTCTCCGAAGAGGTCAAAAGCGAGCAGTGGTTCCAGGTCCTGCGCACCATCGGCGAAACCCCGGTGGCCCTGCTGATCGCCGTCCTGGTGGCCGTGTTTGTCCTGGGCGCCCGCCGCGGCAAGGACGCTGGCGCCATCGAGAAGCTGCTCGAATCCTCGCTGGGCCCGGTCTGCTCGGTCATCCTGATCACCGGCGCCGGCGGCATGTTCGGCGGCGTCCTCCGGGCTTCCGGCATTGGCGACGCGCTGGCCGATGTCCTGGGCAACCTGGGCATCCCGCTGATCCTGGCCGGCTTCCTGATCGCCGCCATCCTGCGCATCGCCCAGGGTTCCGCCACGGTGGCCCTGACCACCACTGCGGGCCTGATCGCCCCTGCCGTAGCCACCGCCGGTCTGACCGGCATGCAGATCGCAGCCCTGGTTATCGCCGTCGCAGCAGGCTCCGTGGTGGTCTCCCACGTCAACGACTCCGGCTTCTGGCTGGTGGGCCGCTTCTTCGGCATGGACGTCAAGACCACCCTGCGGACCTGGACCGTCATGGAAACCCTCATCGGCGTGATGGGCTTCGCCATCGCCGCGGTCCTCTTCCTGCTCGCCGGCGTGGCGGGTTAG
- a CDS encoding TfoX/Sxy family protein, which produces MEMAKASDEAKERFRSVVPDNPEVVVKPMFGNLGAFVNGNMFAGLFGSTIGVKLSDADRQVLESTERTVPFGPAERPMGGYTGLPEVWNAEGDGDDARASAWVEKAFEYVAGLPPKAPKAAKPRK; this is translated from the coding sequence ATGGAGATGGCCAAAGCGTCCGACGAAGCCAAGGAGCGCTTCCGCTCAGTAGTGCCGGACAACCCCGAGGTGGTGGTCAAGCCGATGTTCGGCAACCTGGGCGCCTTCGTGAACGGCAACATGTTCGCCGGACTCTTCGGCTCAACCATCGGCGTGAAGCTCTCCGACGCAGACCGGCAGGTGCTCGAAAGCACCGAGCGGACCGTCCCGTTCGGCCCGGCGGAGCGGCCCATGGGCGGCTACACCGGGCTGCCGGAGGTGTGGAACGCCGAAGGCGACGGCGACGACGCGCGAGCAAGCGCCTGGGTGGAGAAGGCCTTCGAGTACGTCGCGGGGCTCCCGCCGAAAGCGCCCAAGGCAGCCAAACCCCGCAAGTAG
- a CDS encoding ester cyclase → MSEENKALARRSWEAPDNLDIIDEVYAPDLVWHDPGQEIHGTEEAKQFIATYKSAFPDMSATVEDEIAEGDKVVTRWTLRGSHQGEIEEFGPPTGRQVEIKGISISRIEGGKIVEEWNSYDNLGVMQQLGLVPEK, encoded by the coding sequence ATGTCCGAAGAAAACAAGGCCTTGGCGCGTCGTTCTTGGGAGGCCCCGGATAACCTGGACATCATCGACGAGGTGTACGCCCCCGATCTCGTCTGGCACGACCCCGGTCAAGAGATCCACGGCACGGAGGAAGCCAAGCAGTTTATCGCCACGTACAAATCCGCTTTCCCCGACATGAGCGCAACCGTTGAGGACGAGATAGCCGAAGGGGATAAGGTCGTCACCCGCTGGACGCTACGCGGCAGCCACCAGGGAGAGATAGAGGAGTTTGGCCCTCCCACTGGGAGGCAAGTAGAGATCAAAGGCATTTCCATCAGCCGCATCGAAGGAGGCAAGATAGTCGAGGAGTGGAATAGCTACGATAATCTGGGCGTGATGCAGCAACTTGGGCTCGTCCCTGAAAAGTAG
- a CDS encoding amino acid permease, with protein sequence METPSPLTLDATPAGHAPVQPGLRRSMGTRHLVMIAMGGVIGSGLFLSSGYTISQAGPLGAVLAYLVGAFVVYLVMACLGELAIAYPVSGAFHIYAARSIGPATGFATAWLYWLCWAVAIGSEFTASGLLMQRWFPDVDVWIWCLIFAAVLFGFNAVSARFFGESEFWFAIIKVGAIIGLIVLGGAALFGFRPLSDGGSHPFLFENFNTAGGLFPNGFTGVLVTVLAVFYAFSGSELIGVAAGETKDPATSIPKAMRTTVIRLLIFFVGAIAVIAATIPYNEVGLDESPFVTVFSAIGIPFAADIMNFVIITALLSAGNSGLFSCARMLYSLADEGHAPQAFRRLTRRGIPLIALSVSMVGGIASLISSVVAPETVYLVLVSVAGFAVVGVWMSITASHFFHRRAFVRNGGDVGALAYKAPLFPLVPILAFTLCVISLVGIALDPNQVAALYFGIPFVAACYVYFYFRHGRKRPTAAVQ encoded by the coding sequence GTGGAAACCCCCTCACCCCTGACGCTCGACGCGACGCCCGCCGGGCACGCGCCGGTCCAGCCCGGACTCCGGAGATCCATGGGCACCAGGCACCTGGTGATGATCGCCATGGGCGGCGTCATCGGATCCGGCCTGTTCCTCAGCTCGGGCTACACCATTTCCCAGGCCGGTCCGCTGGGCGCTGTGCTCGCCTACCTGGTGGGCGCGTTTGTGGTGTACCTGGTGATGGCATGCCTGGGTGAGCTGGCCATCGCTTATCCGGTGTCCGGCGCCTTCCACATCTACGCCGCCCGCTCCATCGGGCCCGCCACCGGATTCGCCACCGCCTGGCTGTACTGGCTTTGCTGGGCGGTGGCCATCGGCTCCGAATTCACCGCGTCCGGGCTGCTTATGCAGCGCTGGTTCCCGGACGTTGACGTGTGGATCTGGTGCCTGATTTTCGCTGCCGTGCTGTTTGGCTTCAACGCGGTGTCCGCCAGGTTCTTCGGCGAATCCGAATTCTGGTTCGCCATCATCAAGGTGGGCGCCATTATCGGCCTGATCGTCCTCGGCGGCGCCGCACTGTTCGGCTTCCGTCCGCTCAGCGACGGCGGCAGCCACCCCTTCCTCTTCGAGAACTTCAACACGGCCGGCGGGCTGTTCCCCAACGGCTTCACCGGCGTCCTGGTCACCGTCCTCGCCGTCTTCTACGCCTTCTCCGGGTCCGAGCTGATCGGCGTGGCAGCAGGCGAAACCAAGGACCCCGCCACCAGCATCCCCAAAGCCATGCGCACCACAGTGATCCGGCTGCTGATCTTCTTCGTCGGCGCCATCGCCGTCATCGCAGCCACCATCCCCTACAACGAAGTGGGCCTGGACGAGAGCCCTTTCGTCACTGTCTTCTCCGCCATCGGGATCCCGTTCGCAGCCGACATCATGAACTTCGTCATCATCACAGCCCTTCTCTCCGCCGGAAACAGCGGTCTCTTCTCCTGCGCCAGGATGCTCTACTCCCTGGCCGACGAAGGCCACGCGCCCCAGGCCTTCCGGCGCCTCACCCGACGCGGCATCCCGCTGATCGCCCTGTCTGTGAGCATGGTGGGCGGCATCGCGTCCCTCATCAGCAGCGTGGTGGCCCCCGAAACGGTCTACCTGGTGCTCGTGTCCGTGGCCGGATTCGCCGTGGTGGGCGTATGGATGTCCATCACCGCCTCGCACTTCTTCCACCGGCGCGCCTTCGTGCGGAACGGCGGAGACGTTGGCGCCCTTGCCTACAAGGCCCCGCTATTCCCGCTGGTGCCCATCCTGGCGTTCACACTGTGCGTCATCTCGCTCGTGGGCATCGCCCTGGACCCCAACCAGGTGGCCGCCCTCTACTTCGGCATCCCGTTCGTGGCCGCCTGCTACGTCTACTTCTACTTCCGGCACGGCCGGAAACGTCCGACGGCGGCAGTCCAGTAA
- a CDS encoding cold-shock protein gives MATGTVKWFNAEKGFGFISPDDSSQDVFAHYSAIASSGFRSLEENQKVSFETEQGPKGPQAVNIQAL, from the coding sequence ATGGCTACTGGTACCGTCAAATGGTTTAACGCTGAAAAGGGCTTCGGCTTCATTTCCCCCGATGACTCCTCACAGGACGTTTTCGCTCACTACTCCGCGATCGCCTCTTCCGGCTTCCGCTCACTCGAAGAGAACCAGAAGGTTTCCTTCGAAACCGAGCAGGGCCCCAAGGGTCCCCAGGCCGTCAACATCCAGGCACTCTAA
- a CDS encoding gluconokinase, whose translation MQYPATHVVVMGVAGSGKSTIAAALSQQLGWACAEADEFHPLSNIDKMSQGIPLQDEDRWPWLREIQAWMTANAAAGESTVLTCSALKQSYRQLLSDAQGRVLFMHLDGGADLIGQRMQGREGHFMPPTLLPSQLATLEPLTGNELAAGSLRLDISNSPEEIVAAVLAGLTLPAQSELSAC comes from the coding sequence ATGCAGTATCCAGCCACGCACGTGGTGGTGATGGGCGTTGCCGGTTCCGGCAAGTCCACCATTGCGGCAGCGCTTTCCCAGCAGCTTGGCTGGGCCTGTGCCGAAGCGGACGAGTTCCACCCCCTGTCCAACATCGACAAGATGAGCCAGGGCATTCCCCTGCAGGACGAGGACCGCTGGCCCTGGCTGCGGGAAATCCAGGCCTGGATGACCGCAAATGCGGCGGCCGGGGAGAGCACCGTGCTCACCTGCTCCGCGCTCAAGCAGAGCTACCGTCAGTTGCTCTCCGACGCGCAGGGCCGGGTCCTGTTCATGCACCTCGACGGCGGGGCCGACCTGATCGGCCAGCGCATGCAGGGCCGCGAAGGCCACTTCATGCCGCCCACGCTCCTGCCCAGCCAGCTGGCCACCCTGGAGCCGCTGACCGGCAACGAACTTGCCGCCGGCAGCCTCCGCCTGGACATCTCCAACTCCCCGGAGGAGATCGTGGCCGCCGTGCTGGCTGGCCTCACGCTTCCCGCTCAGTCGGAGCTCAGCGCCTGCTGA
- the ctaD gene encoding aa3-type cytochrome oxidase subunit I — MAITGHSRIGTASTAAPPVVPRRKGSMVVGWLTSTDHKVIGYMYLIASFVFFLMAGVMALLIRAELFEPGMQVLQTKEQYNQLFTMHGTMMLLMFATPLFAGFGNVIMPLQIGAPDVAFPRLNALAFWFFLFGSTIAVSGFITPQGAAAFGWFAYAPLNNTTFTPGIGGDLWVFGLALSGFGTILGAVNFITTIICMRAPGLTMWRMPIFTWNTLVTAIMVIMAFPPLAAALFALGADRKFGAHIYDPENGGAILWQHLFWFFGHPEVYIIALPFFGIVSEIFPVFSRKPIFGYKGLVYATIAIAALSMTVWAHHMYVTGSVLLPFFAFMTMLIAVPTGVKFFNWIGTMWRGSLTFETPMLWALGFLITFLFGGLTGIILASPPLDFHVSDSYFVVAHFHYVVFGTVVFAMFAGFYFWWPKFTGKMLNERLGKIHFWMLFLGFHGTFLIQHWLGVKGMPRRYADYLVEDNFAWMNQFSTISSFLLGASTIAFFWNVYITARSTERVEVDDPWGFGASLEWATSCPPPRHNFMSLPRIRSERPALDLHHPELSVRAHDTSHSPAAAALGAADIGEKDVRNPNPDE, encoded by the coding sequence ATGGCCATCACCGGACATTCACGAATAGGGACTGCCTCAACCGCTGCTCCCCCTGTAGTGCCGCGGCGCAAAGGCTCCATGGTGGTCGGCTGGCTCACCTCCACCGACCACAAAGTCATCGGGTACATGTACCTGATCGCCTCGTTTGTGTTCTTCCTGATGGCCGGAGTTATGGCCCTGCTGATCCGGGCCGAACTCTTCGAACCCGGCATGCAGGTCCTGCAGACCAAGGAACAGTACAACCAGCTTTTCACGATGCACGGCACCATGATGCTGCTGATGTTCGCCACCCCGCTGTTCGCCGGCTTCGGCAATGTCATCATGCCGCTGCAGATCGGCGCTCCCGACGTCGCGTTCCCGCGGCTGAACGCCCTGGCCTTCTGGTTCTTCCTCTTCGGCTCCACCATCGCCGTGTCCGGCTTCATCACCCCGCAGGGCGCTGCGGCATTCGGCTGGTTCGCCTACGCGCCATTGAACAACACCACCTTCACCCCTGGCATCGGCGGTGACCTCTGGGTCTTCGGCCTGGCGCTGTCCGGATTCGGCACCATCCTGGGTGCGGTCAACTTCATCACCACCATCATCTGCATGCGCGCCCCGGGCCTGACCATGTGGCGGATGCCCATCTTCACCTGGAACACACTGGTCACGGCCATCATGGTGATCATGGCATTCCCGCCGCTGGCCGCGGCCCTGTTCGCACTGGGGGCGGACCGCAAGTTCGGTGCCCACATCTATGACCCGGAGAACGGCGGCGCTATTCTCTGGCAGCACCTGTTCTGGTTCTTCGGCCACCCCGAGGTCTACATCATTGCGCTGCCGTTCTTCGGCATTGTGTCCGAGATCTTCCCGGTCTTCAGCCGCAAACCGATCTTCGGCTACAAGGGTCTTGTCTACGCCACCATCGCCATCGCAGCCCTGTCCATGACCGTGTGGGCGCACCACATGTACGTGACCGGTTCGGTGCTGCTGCCGTTCTTCGCCTTCATGACCATGCTGATCGCGGTGCCGACCGGCGTGAAGTTCTTCAACTGGATCGGCACCATGTGGCGCGGCTCCCTGACGTTCGAGACTCCCATGCTGTGGGCCCTCGGCTTCCTCATCACTTTCCTCTTCGGCGGCCTGACTGGCATCATCCTGGCTTCACCGCCGCTGGACTTCCACGTCTCCGATTCCTACTTCGTGGTGGCGCACTTCCACTACGTGGTGTTCGGCACCGTGGTGTTCGCGATGTTCGCAGGCTTCTACTTCTGGTGGCCTAAGTTCACCGGCAAGATGCTCAACGAGCGCCTCGGAAAGATCCACTTCTGGATGCTGTTCCTGGGCTTCCATGGGACCTTCCTGATCCAGCACTGGCTGGGTGTCAAGGGCATGCCCCGCCGCTACGCGGACTATCTGGTGGAGGACAACTTCGCCTGGATGAACCAGTTCTCCACCATCTCGTCATTCCTTCTCGGCGCCTCGACAATTGCGTTCTTCTGGAATGTTTACATCACGGCGCGCAGCACGGAGCGCGTTGAGGTGGATGACCCGTGGGGCTTCGGAGCCTCGCTCGAGTGGGCAACGTCCTGCCCGCCGCCGCGCCACAACTTCATGTCCCTGCCCCGGATCCGTTCGGAACGTCCCGCCCTGGACCTCCACCACCCCGAGCTCAGCGTCCGCGCGCACGACACCTCCCACAGCCCTGCCGCGGCCGCTCTGGGTGCTGCGGATATCGGCGAAAAGGACGTACGCAATCCGAACCCGGACGAGTGA
- a CDS encoding IclR family transcriptional regulator: MDSSADASSLAQGLRIVRLVVDREKRGRQLLGVSQLAAELDMDQGRVSRLAQELCDLGLLERVDRGPFRTGPRFFSLAASLNTGWVREAKPELESLVSALGLRARLSVRDGFRAILVRASSNDAALGSFVAPGMVTPVWCTGAGRALLWDHDLPALDQLLREVNFIGVGGPGAAHSVGEVWKLMARDLPRGYITSDEEFEHDIVELAVAVRDGGGNILAALSVLGRRNEFGHDAAGIATVLRGAADHLGSLAADR, from the coding sequence GTGGATTCGTCCGCTGACGCGTCATCGTTGGCGCAAGGGCTCCGGATTGTCCGGCTGGTGGTTGACCGGGAGAAACGCGGGCGGCAGCTGCTGGGCGTTTCCCAGCTTGCGGCGGAGCTGGACATGGACCAGGGCCGCGTGTCGCGGCTGGCGCAGGAACTGTGCGATCTGGGTTTGCTGGAGCGGGTGGACCGAGGACCCTTCCGGACCGGGCCGCGGTTCTTCAGCCTTGCCGCCTCGCTCAACACCGGCTGGGTGCGTGAAGCCAAGCCCGAACTCGAGTCATTGGTTTCCGCCCTGGGGCTGCGGGCGCGGCTCTCCGTCCGGGACGGGTTCCGGGCGATCCTGGTGCGCGCCTCCAGTAACGACGCCGCCCTGGGCAGCTTCGTTGCGCCGGGCATGGTGACGCCGGTATGGTGCACCGGCGCCGGCAGGGCTTTGCTCTGGGACCATGACCTGCCTGCCCTGGACCAGCTGCTGCGCGAGGTGAACTTCATCGGCGTGGGCGGCCCTGGCGCGGCGCACTCCGTCGGTGAAGTCTGGAAGCTGATGGCCCGCGACCTGCCACGCGGCTACATCACCTCCGACGAGGAATTTGAGCATGACATCGTGGAGCTGGCCGTCGCGGTCCGTGACGGGGGCGGCAACATCCTGGCCGCACTCAGCGTGCTGGGACGGCGGAACGAATTCGGCCATGACGCTGCGGGCATTGCCACTGTTCTGCGCGGCGCCGCGGACCACCTCGGCTCCCTCGCCGCCGACCGCTAG
- a CDS encoding FadR/GntR family transcriptional regulator, translated as MSTATPAPDADNAHDGGASSPAMHERVLEAVGSAIASGSLPPGSRLTLEGLQQEYGISRTVARDSMKVLESMNLVYSRRRVGIVVQERRLWNVFDPKLVRWRLGSVRRDIQYSSLTELRIAVEPIAAAGAARRASAAERARLVFLAAELRRLGEAGELEAFLAVDIEFHCLLLESCGNEMFTALEGMVAEVLTSRTKQGLMPFKPRPEALQAHEDAAAAVARGDAVGAETAVHHILDEVRNAMGLH; from the coding sequence ATGTCGACGGCGACACCAGCACCGGACGCGGATAACGCGCACGACGGCGGGGCCTCCTCCCCCGCTATGCATGAACGCGTTCTCGAGGCGGTTGGCTCTGCCATCGCGTCCGGGAGCCTCCCTCCGGGCAGCCGGCTGACCCTTGAGGGCCTCCAGCAGGAGTACGGCATCTCCCGCACCGTTGCGCGGGACAGCATGAAGGTCCTGGAGTCCATGAACCTGGTGTATTCGCGCCGGCGGGTGGGCATCGTGGTCCAGGAGCGCAGGTTGTGGAATGTCTTCGATCCCAAGCTGGTGCGTTGGCGCCTGGGCTCTGTCCGGCGCGATATCCAGTACAGCAGCCTCACGGAGCTGCGCATCGCCGTCGAGCCCATTGCGGCTGCCGGTGCTGCCCGCCGGGCGAGCGCCGCGGAACGGGCCAGGCTGGTTTTCCTGGCTGCGGAGCTGCGGCGGCTGGGCGAAGCGGGCGAACTCGAGGCGTTCCTGGCCGTCGACATCGAGTTCCACTGCCTGCTGCTCGAAAGCTGCGGCAACGAGATGTTCACAGCGTTGGAAGGCATGGTGGCCGAGGTGCTCACCAGCCGGACCAAGCAGGGACTGATGCCCTTCAAACCGCGGCCCGAAGCGTTGCAGGCCCACGAGGATGCTGCGGCGGCAGTGGCCCGGGGGGACGCGGTTGGCGCGGAGACCGCCGTCCACCACATCCTGGACGAGGTCCGGAACGCGATGGGCCTGCACTGA
- a CDS encoding SDR family NAD(P)-dependent oxidoreductase yields MTQRTIVITGASDGIGAAAARTLTQSGDRVVLVGRSEEKTQAIAKELNADYFVSDFAELDQVRTLAAQLRDDYDRIDVLANNAGGIMGKHQLTVDGNESTFQINHLAPFLLTTELMDVLTASNAKVINTASAANGFGKMDLFDLASEHTYSTNRAYGTAKLANILFTSELHRRFGEQGITTAAFHPGVVRTNFAAESTSPMRHAYKTLLNRFMLTPDQGADTLLWLSNGTPGTDWISGAYYAKRALAKANAQAYDAELAQGLWEASEALVAR; encoded by the coding sequence TTGACCCAACGCACCATCGTGATCACCGGCGCCAGCGACGGCATCGGCGCGGCAGCCGCGCGGACGCTGACCCAGTCAGGCGACCGGGTGGTCCTCGTCGGCCGTTCCGAGGAGAAGACGCAGGCCATCGCGAAGGAACTCAACGCCGACTACTTCGTCAGCGACTTCGCCGAGCTGGACCAGGTCCGCACGCTCGCCGCGCAGCTGAGGGACGACTACGACCGGATCGACGTCCTGGCCAACAACGCCGGCGGCATCATGGGCAAGCACCAGCTCACGGTGGACGGCAACGAGTCCACCTTCCAGATCAACCACCTGGCGCCGTTCCTGCTCACCACGGAACTGATGGACGTCCTCACCGCCAGCAACGCCAAGGTCATCAACACCGCCAGCGCGGCCAACGGCTTCGGCAAAATGGACCTTTTCGACCTCGCGTCGGAGCACACCTACTCCACCAACCGCGCCTACGGCACCGCCAAACTCGCCAACATCCTCTTCACGTCCGAGCTGCACCGCCGCTTCGGCGAGCAGGGAATCACGACGGCGGCGTTCCACCCGGGCGTGGTCCGCACCAACTTCGCGGCAGAGTCCACCAGCCCCATGCGGCACGCCTACAAGACGCTCCTCAACCGCTTTATGCTCACCCCGGACCAGGGCGCCGACACCCTGCTCTGGCTCAGCAACGGCACCCCCGGCACCGACTGGATCTCCGGTGCCTACTACGCCAAGCGCGCCCTGGCCAAGGCCAACGCCCAGGCGTACGACGCCGAGCTGGCGCAGGGTTTGTGGGAGGCCAGCGAGGCACTCGTCGCGCGCTGA
- a CDS encoding plasmid pRiA4b ORF-3 family protein: protein MQLSVPAFDLQISITDTEPLIWRRLQVPLTLTVPEFHLAVQAAFGWENSHLYAVRCVDRAGKPREIVGPQDLTEDLDAEPASGVVLSELLDAQKPGSALEYEYDFGDSWTHHVEVLGSADLPAGELLCVDGATRGPVEDSGGPHGYQRLLQIVADPEHPEHADATSWIFGVTGEYGSHFAPATFDRQAANRKTPAAQPPMVAAATRRRGA, encoded by the coding sequence ATGCAACTTTCCGTTCCCGCCTTCGACCTGCAGATCAGCATTACGGACACCGAACCGTTGATCTGGCGAAGGCTGCAGGTCCCCCTGACGCTGACGGTTCCCGAGTTCCACCTCGCGGTCCAGGCCGCCTTCGGCTGGGAAAACAGCCACCTCTACGCCGTCCGCTGCGTGGACCGCGCCGGAAAGCCGCGGGAGATTGTGGGTCCCCAGGACCTCACGGAAGATCTGGACGCAGAGCCGGCCTCCGGCGTCGTCCTTTCCGAACTGCTGGATGCCCAAAAGCCGGGAAGCGCGCTGGAATACGAGTACGACTTTGGCGATAGCTGGACGCATCACGTGGAGGTGCTTGGTTCGGCGGACCTTCCGGCCGGGGAACTGCTGTGCGTGGATGGCGCCACCCGCGGACCCGTGGAGGACTCCGGCGGGCCCCACGGTTACCAGCGACTGCTGCAGATCGTGGCGGACCCGGAGCATCCGGAACACGCGGATGCGACGTCCTGGATCTTCGGCGTGACGGGCGAGTACGGCAGCCACTTCGCCCCCGCAACGTTCGACCGTCAGGCCGCCAACCGCAAAACTCCGGCTGCTCAGCCTCCAATGGTGGCCGCAGCCACTCGCCGACGCGGAGCGTGA